The segment TGCCaaaacagaagccatgacaccAGTGTCCACAGAGACTTATGCAGCAAGACAATGATCCTGCAATACACGGAAAAAGCTTGCAATTTTGTACTGGCCTAGTCAAAGTACTGACGCACTAGTGGAGGGGGCAGTAACTTTATAGGATATGCATGAATAAGATAAGAAATCATTAATGTGGATCTATCATCACAATATGCGTATCATTCTAACTTTACTGCTAATGCTAGAGGTGTTTCCATTTCTATACGTAGATCTGTAGATTTATGATGACACATCAAGATATACCCAATGTGGGGTTAGTGGACTTCAATACTACATGCGATAGATTTTTGGACTAAATGTCTATTGATCCCAATGTATCTGCCTCCTCCTTGCCCACTACTTTTCATGTATTTACATACAGATGGGGTTAGATCCTTGTGCTATACTGTGGGTCTGATTCATTCACACCCTAGTTCCATATTCTCCCTAAACTCATGAATCTGGCTAGTACCTCTAGATCAGTGGTTCTTAACCTGGGTTCGATCGAACCCCAGGGGTTCGGTGAGTCAGTCTCAGGGGTTCGGGGGAGGTCAAGACAGACACCCGACTCATATGATTCGTGATGACACGCCCCGCTTAGCCATCATTGGCTGCAGGTGATCACGCAACATCGCTTGGCCTAGTAGtcgaattgtgactgtcgtgatggTACGTCGTGTGATTTCTTTCTTAATATTTTAATCCCTTCATACTAACTATGTCGAGCAAAAAAAGAAAGTGGTCGGACGAATATGTACAATATGGATTCACATGTATAACGGAACGTGATGGGAGTCAGCGTCCTAACTGCATGATTTGCAATGCTAGGTTGAGCAATTCTAGTCTAGCACCGGCAAAACTAAGAGAACACTTCCTTAAGCTGCATGGAGATGGACAATACAAGAACACAACGCTCGCTGAATTCAAGGTGAAGAGAGCCAGATTCGATGAAAAGGCTACTCTGCCTGTTCTCGGCTTTGTACCCATCAACAAACCGATCCTCACAGCATCGTACGAAGTTGCTTACCTGATCGCAAAGCAGGGCAAACCACACACCATTGGTGAAACACTCATAAAACCAGCTGTGTTGAAGATGGCGAATATCATGCTGGGAAAAGCGGCTGAAGTTAAGCTATCCTTAATTCCTCTTTCAAATGACACCATCAGCGACAGAATAGAGGACATGAGCAAAGACATCTTGGCTCAAGTAGTTGCATATCTGATTTCAAGCCCGGCAAAATTCAGCCTTCAACTCGACGAGACCACAGATTTTTCCAATCTAAGCCAGCTTGCTGTATTTGTGCGCTATGTGAAAGACGACgtgataaaggaagattttttattttgtaaacctCTTACGACAACAACTAAGGCAGCCGATGTGAAGAAACTTGTGGATGACTTCTTCAAAGACAACAATCTTTCGTGGGATATGGTTTCTGCAGTTTGTTCGGACGGAGCTCCAGTCATGCTGGGAAGAAAGTCTGGTTTTGGTGCGCTAGTGAAAGCCGATGCACCACACATCATTGTTACGCATTGTATTCTGCACAGGCATGAGTTGTCAACAAAAACCTTGCCTCCAAAACTAGCAGAAGTATTAAAAATTGTAGTGGAATGCGTGAACTATGTGCGAAATAGTGCTCTGAGGCACCGCATCTTCAGTGAGCTGTGTAAAGAAATGGGCTCTGAATTCGAGGTACTTCTGTACCATTCTAACGTTCGGTGGTTATCCCGGGGACAGGTGCTGAATCGTGTTTTTGCCCTGCGTGTGGAATTAGCCCTGTTTTTGCAAGAGCACCAACATCGTCATGCAGATTGCTTAAAAAATTCTGAGTTCATTCTCATTTTAGCGTACATGGCTGATATCTTCGCAGCTCTCAATCATCTCAATCAACAGATGCAGGGCGGTGGAGTCAACATCATTGAAGCGGAAGAAAACCTGAAGGCTTTTCAAAAAAGCTATCGTTATGGAAACGACGAACAGAGAACGATAACTTCGCAAACTTTCCCCTGCTGGACGACTGTGTAAGTAAGATCGAAGATGTATCTGGAATCGGAGACATTTCTGTAcccgcggaactgaagcaagcaaTTGCCACGCACTTAGATGAGCTTGCAAAGTCTCTCGACGGATACTTCCCTACAAGAGAGTCATATCCAGCATGGGTGAGACAGCCGTTCACGTTTAGTGTTGAGACAACAGATGTCAATGATAAATACCTCGATGAAatcattgaaattcagcagagccAGGTTCAACAGCAACTCTTCAGAACAACAACGCTCTCAACGTTTTGGTGTCAACAAATGGTAACGTATCCTGTTATTGCTAAGAAAGCTCTGGAGATTTTCATACCGTTTGTTACAACATATCTTTGCAAGCAATCCTTTTCGAGGATGCTGGAcataaaaatgaagaaaaggaacagactttgttgcgaaaatgacatGAGAGTGGCACTTGCCAAGGTGAAGCCGCGCATTTCTGAACTGGTCTCTTAAAGGCAACAGCAGAAGTCACACTTATTTGCAGTAAATATTcattattatgtttttgtttttgtgtgaAAATCATGTTTTAATGGTTTTGTTCTTTGAACACTGATGttgatgcacggttcattttgtgcaccagtaaaatatatacctatgttttgaattttatttttccaattaagAAGGGTTCGGTGAATGCGCATATGAAACTGGTGGGGGTCAGTACCTCCAACAAGGTTAAGAACCACTGCTCTAGATTGAAGCCAAGGGAGCATTCTTCATAAGAGATATTTGTGTGGGAGAAGTACAACTTAGGCATGCAGTACAGACCAAGGACCCAGGTGATCACTTTTGCGTTGCCCACTTCCCTATCCCTTTGTCAAAAATGGACTTCTCTACCTGCCAAGTCCTGTTGGAAGGCAGCTGTAGAGTCCCTCACAGAGGAAGAATTATCTATAGCCCTGGCTTTTCCGAAGCAGATGTCCCCAAATTATAGTACAAGGATGTCCCAAGTTTACATCTTACATCAGCCATAGATCACCACCAGTAGACTTAATAAATTTATGCTGGATttcccaaacatctgcccaaagtTTAGAGAGTCCCCTGGATCTTTCTTACATTTGATGTGGTCATATCCTGTCCTGAGAGGATACTCAGAGAAAATAAGCACATTTTTACAAGAAGCTGTGGGCGTCACTGTACCTGATGGCCCAAAGATCTGTCTCTTGTTTAATGATCCAGAGAAATTTCCATCTCCAACCATCCATGTCTTCCTCTGTAAGACTCTATACCAtgcttaaaagggtattccagaCAGCGGGAAAAGGTAGACCAGGGTTAAGAGGGACTCACTCTAgagtacatttatggcatatcctgtgaatatgccacatAACTGGTatattctcctttagttctttggGTTCAGATACAGTTTGAAACATAATGGTTTTCTAatttgttatggcgtgtttctcttTTGTCCAATATAGACAATGCATCCTGTAAAGCTGCAGCTGAATGTATATGTTCAACAAGTGCATTAAAAATGTCTTGATATTTTTATGTTAAAGCCATGTTAATCTGAACATGATACTAATACACATGGTgcattgttatttatttattttttatctaatAAACTTTAtcgttgatttaaaaaaataataataattgtgcttcttgcagttaaaaaaattataattttttaatcCTGGCTTTTCACTAATGATCATTCTTTTTAAATACAATGTACTGCATATGTCTATATATCAACACATTAGCCCAAGGCTTCTCAAACTTTTTCTACCCAGGCTTCACCAACCAAAACATTTTGATGCCTGGGCCTCGCCATAAGTCATAGTCCATGGCAACATTTTTGAAAACAACCTTAATTTATCTTAAAATTTGTCTCCTGAACCCGGTAGAACATTAAAATAATCACAAAAGTAGTCGGttatgttgctaaaccagagattggTCTAACCAGGGAACGGCCTGTACACTTCTGTCCATACTGCCTCCTCAGCTGCGCCTCACCAACAACTGGGGGTACCTCTCCCTGACCCAACTTGTTTTATCTTCAGTATTCTATAGCCTGTTATTCGAGCTTGCCCTACTCTTCTAGTCTTTCTACCTCCATGTTAATAGAGCAGCGCTGCCATGTACAGAGTTTCTTGTAAACAGAACACCCATCAACCTCCAAATAACTGTTGCATTCCTCCTCACCTGCCAGAAACATCACAGCAGCCAAGGGAAGGATGAGATAAGATAAGATAGGTCAATGCCTTGACCTGACATCTCATGTGATAGCACTTAAAATTGCTTTGCAAAGCATGcgataataaaaataaagaattcaATTCTGCTGTGCATGGCACTACATTGCGCACAGGAGTGGACTCGATTTTCAGACCATAAGTTGATTTTCAAGGACACATTTTTGTCACAGCTTAGTGGCTGCatataaacatatttatacagaGACTTCATTTGTCTGAAATGTGagactgtatatagatgtgtgtagGTCTGTCTGCATGGAGTGATCTCTGTGGGTATCCAGTGTGAGTCACTGAGGTATAAACTGGGATGCCTGAGGACTTATTACTATATTTTTGGTGCTATGCTCTAATTTCATACTTGCCCTTGTGAACACAATCCCCATGTCCTTTGTTTAGAGCCTCAAAGCCAAACattgcatttatttatttgtgaataGAAATGTTACTCTCTGGTTTGAGGTAAATAACAGACCATATATTTAGTGggtgtataaaaaggattttccgaGCCCTTCAAATTACCGGCAAAGTGCttcataatgtaaaaaataaataaatctaaggctacattcacacgagcgtatcagattcatgcGAATCAAAAAAgcgtgtgaatctggtccgtgtgtgttgcgttatgcatcagtgtgctttgcgagtggcatgcgttattcacccactcgcaaagcacatcctttttttaaattat is part of the Rhinoderma darwinii isolate aRhiDar2 chromosome 10, aRhiDar2.hap1, whole genome shotgun sequence genome and harbors:
- the LOC142662589 gene encoding protein FAM200C-like; amino-acid sequence: MSSKKRKWSDEYVQYGFTCITERDGSQRPNCMICNARLSNSSLAPAKLREHFLKLHGDGQYKNTTLAEFKVKRARFDEKATLPVLGFVPINKPILTASYEVAYLIAKQGKPHTIGETLIKPAVLKMANIMLGKAAEVKLSLIPLSNDTISDRIEDMSKDILAQVVAYLISSPAKFSLQLDETTDFSNLSQLAVFVRYVKDDVIKEDFLFCKPLTTTTKAADVKKLVDDFFKDNNLSWDMVSAVCSDGAPVMLGRKSGFGALVKADAPHIIVTHCILHRHELSTKTLPPKLAEVLKIVVECVNYVRNSALRHRIFSELCKEMGSEFEVLLYHSNVRWLSRGQVLNRVFALRVELALFLQEHQHRHADCLKNSEFILILAYMADIFAALNHLNQQMQGENDNFANFPLLDDCVSKIEDVSGIGDISVPAELKQAIATHLDELAKSLDGYFPTRESYPAWVRQPFTFSVETTDVNDKYLDEIIEIQQSQVQQQLFRTTTLSTFWCQQMVTYPVIAKKALEIFIPFVTTYLCKQSFSRMLDIKMKKRNRLCCENDMRVALAKVKPRISELVS